One genomic window of Leptospira harrisiae includes the following:
- a CDS encoding ClpXP protease specificity-enhancing factor SspB, producing MSEKLTEEEITTLREFKRDLFNLYWERFGVFYIHVMPHPKLEIGKRGLLNAEKESGIVLVFGDKAVKVLDSKPDYLFAELQFGSAWEPTMIPWDAVFRIYDKFQNSATQLRFLQVETTATQEENVSKPKVTKPEVSGDGNVIRVDFGGKRNE from the coding sequence ATGAGCGAAAAACTCACCGAGGAAGAAATCACAACATTACGTGAGTTTAAAAGAGATTTATTCAATCTCTATTGGGAAAGATTTGGTGTATTTTACATTCATGTAATGCCACATCCTAAATTAGAAATTGGCAAACGTGGATTACTCAATGCAGAAAAAGAATCTGGCATCGTACTTGTATTTGGTGACAAAGCGGTAAAAGTATTAGATAGCAAACCAGATTATTTATTTGCTGAACTTCAGTTTGGATCTGCTTGGGAACCTACGATGATACCTTGGGATGCTGTGTTTCGTATTTACGATAAATTTCAAAATTCGGCAACACAACTTCGATTTTTACAAGTAGAAACAACTGCAACGCAAGAAGAGAATGTTTCGAAACCCAAGGTAACCAAACCTGAAGTGAGTGGAGATGGGAATGTGATTCGGGTTGATTTTGGAGGGAAACGGAACGAATGA